In Halapricum desulfuricans, a single window of DNA contains:
- a CDS encoding phosphoenolpyruvate hydrolase family protein codes for MEFTRQESLDRLQETVSHGDPIIGAGAGTGISAKFAERGGVDLLIIYNSGRYRMNGRGSLAGLLPYGDANEIVVEMGHEVIPVVEDTPVLAGVNGTDPFRQMDVFIEDLKRRGFSGVQNFPTVGLIDEDSGFRQNLEETGMGYDKEVDMIQEAAEQDMLTCPYVFTEEQAREMAEAGADVIVSHMGLTTSGDIGAETALDLEAAAERVQTHHDAAKEINEDVMVICHGGPIAWPDDARYVLNNTEGVVGFFGASSIERLPTEEAIENQAREFKEIDL; via the coding sequence ATGGAGTTCACACGTCAGGAGTCGCTCGACCGGCTACAGGAAACGGTATCGCACGGCGACCCGATCATCGGTGCGGGTGCGGGGACGGGAATATCGGCGAAGTTCGCCGAGCGTGGCGGCGTCGATCTGCTGATCATCTATAATTCCGGGCGCTACCGGATGAACGGTCGCGGGTCGTTGGCCGGGCTGTTGCCCTACGGTGACGCCAACGAGATCGTCGTCGAGATGGGTCACGAGGTCATCCCGGTCGTCGAGGACACGCCCGTGCTCGCGGGCGTCAACGGGACCGACCCCTTCCGGCAGATGGACGTCTTCATCGAGGACCTGAAACGGCGCGGGTTCTCGGGCGTCCAGAACTTTCCGACAGTGGGCCTCATCGACGAGGATAGCGGGTTCAGGCAGAACCTCGAGGAGACGGGGATGGGCTACGACAAGGAAGTCGACATGATCCAAGAGGCCGCCGAGCAGGACATGCTCACCTGCCCGTACGTCTTCACGGAGGAACAGGCCCGCGAGATGGCCGAAGCGGGGGCGGACGTGATCGTCTCGCACATGGGTCTGACGACCTCGGGAGACATCGGTGCCGAGACCGCGCTGGACCTCGAAGCCGCCGCCGAGCGCGTCCAGACACATCACGATGCCGCCAAGGAGATCAACGAGGACGTCATGGTGATCTGTCACGGCGGCCCGATCGCCTGGCCCGACGACGCCAGGTACGTCCTGAACAACACCGAGGGCGTCGTCGGGTTCTTCGGCGCCTCCAGCATCGAGCGCCTCCCGAC
- a CDS encoding ferritin-like domain-containing protein yields the protein MSDEVVDLLRQAYADEVETVMNYLANAIYLETFDGEDIAEDLMEDVEEELGHAEELGYRLRYYGEVPPASMDIEPAQDMLQPPEDSTDVEAVIDGVIEAEEEAIGTYEALVEAAEEANDYVTADLATELLADEQAHKAAFLSIKKSF from the coding sequence ATGTCAGACGAAGTCGTTGATTTGCTCAGACAGGCGTACGCCGATGAGGTCGAGACCGTGATGAACTACCTCGCGAACGCGATTTATCTGGAGACGTTCGACGGCGAGGACATCGCCGAGGACCTGATGGAAGACGTCGAAGAGGAACTGGGACACGCCGAGGAACTGGGCTATCGGCTCCGCTACTACGGAGAGGTGCCACCGGCGTCGATGGACATCGAACCGGCACAGGACATGCTCCAGCCCCCCGAAGACAGCACTGACGTTGAGGCAGTCATCGACGGTGTCATCGAAGCCGAAGAAGAGGCGATCGGAACCTACGAGGCGCTGGTCGAAGCGGCAGAGGAAGCCAACGATTACGTCACCGCCGACCTGGCGACGGAACTGCTCGCCGATGAGCAGGCACACAAGGCGGCGTTCCTCAGCATCAAGAAGTCCTTCTAG
- a CDS encoding helix-turn-helix transcriptional regulator, whose protein sequence is MTSPAVRAVFVAAVLLGGVAAGPALAGDDARAELGAETFAQSDLDPDNIVLDLRLEPDGTAVWSVSYRVELATDNETAAFEQLQADIADNTTTYTAAFRDRMERTARTAENATGRSMAIENLSVSTSVESLQQYGTVTYRFSWTDFAAIDGETVRAGDALGGFFLEEDSRLVISWPNGYSADTVSPTPDDRRDRTAVWEGPIEFGPDGPQVVASPASSFPTLAVGAVAVLFVMGVAAGLWWRARDGEPTGDVEAADAAPEGASDAGATADSGPDEELLSNEERVLRLLDDRDGRVKQQEVAAEFDWTDAKTSQVVKTLREDGRVEVFRLGRENVLVDPEESEL, encoded by the coding sequence ATGACTTCCCCCGCTGTTCGCGCTGTGTTCGTCGCTGCGGTCTTGCTGGGCGGCGTCGCAGCCGGTCCCGCCCTCGCCGGCGACGATGCGCGCGCGGAACTCGGTGCGGAAACGTTCGCCCAGAGCGACCTCGACCCGGATAACATCGTCCTCGATCTACGTCTCGAGCCGGACGGCACCGCGGTCTGGTCGGTCTCCTATCGGGTTGAACTCGCGACGGACAACGAGACGGCGGCCTTCGAGCAACTCCAGGCCGATATCGCGGACAACACCACGACCTACACCGCGGCCTTCCGCGACCGCATGGAGCGCACTGCACGGACTGCCGAGAACGCTACGGGCCGGTCGATGGCGATCGAGAACCTCTCGGTGTCGACGAGCGTCGAAAGCCTCCAGCAGTACGGAACTGTCACCTATCGGTTCTCCTGGACCGATTTCGCTGCGATCGACGGTGAGACGGTTCGTGCCGGCGACGCTCTCGGCGGGTTCTTCCTCGAAGAAGACAGTCGGCTCGTGATCAGCTGGCCCAACGGCTACAGTGCCGACACCGTCTCACCGACGCCCGACGACCGACGCGACCGGACCGCAGTCTGGGAGGGTCCGATCGAGTTCGGTCCCGACGGACCGCAGGTCGTCGCCAGCCCTGCCTCCTCGTTCCCGACGCTGGCTGTCGGTGCCGTTGCCGTCCTCTTCGTGATGGGCGTTGCCGCAGGCCTGTGGTGGCGAGCGCGCGACGGTGAACCGACAGGCGACGTCGAAGCCGCGGACGCCGCGCCCGAAGGCGCCAGCGACGCCGGCGCGACAGCCGACTCCGGGCCGGACGAAGAACTGTTGAGTAACGAAGAACGGGTCCTGCGACTGCTCGACGACCGGGACGGACGCGTCAAGCAGCAGGAGGTCGCCGCCGAGTTCGACTGGACCGACGCGAAGACCAGCCAGGTCGTCAAGACCCTCCGTGAGGACGGCCGCGTCGAGGTCTTCCGACTCGGCCGCGAGAACGTCCTCGTCGATCCCGAGGAGAGCGAGTTATAA
- a CDS encoding RNA-guided endonuclease InsQ/TnpB family protein: MVNLVTTRTITAALTNDREGVVCDLDSLARSGSKIWNVARWTADRIWDETGDIPDEGPLKSYMKNQPCWKDLNAQSSQAIVEELAGAFQSWFEQDNPNANPPGYRKHGEERPRSTITFKEDGFKLDTKHQQVRLSKGQNLKDGWSDFILCEYDTGPDADLTAVEDVQQVRIVWDGEQWELHFVCKVAIDTADSTGEKTAGVDLGICNTAAVSVGDETLLYPGNALKEDAHYFRQEEYDTEGENGPSAHAEWARRKKSRRQTHYLHALSKDIVEQCADRGVETIAVGHPKNIREDEDWGRHGNKRLHDWAFETVLSHIEYKAEERGIEVERVDEYELATSITCCACGVKADSNRVERGLYVCENCELVANSDLNAAENMRATVTPNPAEDRSNGCLAQPSVRLFDKSTGRVAPQEQVCP, encoded by the coding sequence ATAGTGAATCTGGTCACGACACGCACCATTACAGCGGCACTCACAAATGATCGTGAGGGTGTCGTGTGCGACCTTGATTCACTCGCTCGTTCCGGCAGTAAAATCTGGAACGTTGCTCGGTGGACCGCTGACCGTATCTGGGACGAAACCGGTGACATACCCGATGAAGGACCGCTCAAGTCCTATATGAAGAACCAGCCGTGCTGGAAAGATTTGAACGCCCAATCAAGCCAGGCAATCGTAGAAGAATTGGCTGGCGCTTTCCAGTCCTGGTTCGAACAAGACAACCCAAACGCCAACCCACCGGGCTACCGCAAGCACGGTGAAGAACGCCCACGCTCAACAATCACGTTCAAAGAAGATGGCTTCAAACTCGATACGAAACACCAGCAAGTCCGCCTCTCGAAAGGGCAAAACCTGAAAGACGGGTGGAGCGACTTCATCCTCTGCGAATACGATACCGGTCCAGACGCAGACCTGACTGCCGTCGAAGACGTACAACAAGTCCGCATCGTCTGGGACGGTGAGCAGTGGGAACTACACTTCGTCTGTAAAGTCGCTATTGATACCGCTGACTCAACTGGTGAAAAGACGGCTGGCGTTGACCTCGGTATCTGCAACACTGCGGCTGTCTCTGTTGGTGACGAGACCTTGTTGTATCCCGGCAATGCCCTGAAAGAAGACGCCCACTACTTTCGCCAGGAAGAATATGACACAGAAGGTGAAAACGGTCCAAGCGCCCACGCTGAGTGGGCACGCCGAAAGAAATCCCGGCGACAAACTCACTACCTGCACGCACTGTCGAAAGACATCGTGGAGCAATGTGCAGACCGGGGCGTGGAGACGATAGCTGTTGGGCACCCGAAGAACATCCGCGAAGATGAAGACTGGGGACGGCACGGGAACAAGCGCCTGCATGACTGGGCGTTTGAAACCGTGCTGAGTCACATTGAGTACAAGGCCGAAGAACGTGGTATTGAGGTGGAACGAGTTGACGAGTACGAGTTGGCCACGTCGATAACCTGCTGTGCGTGCGGGGTGAAAGCCGATTCGAATCGTGTCGAGCGTGGCTTGTACGTGTGTGAAAACTGCGAGTTAGTGGCGAACAGCGACCTGAATGCAGCGGAGAATATGCGTGCGACGGTAACTCCGAATCCTGCTGAGGATAGGAGTAACGGCTGTCTGGCCCAGCCATCGGTGCGCCTGTTCGACAAATCCACGGGGCGAGTCGCCCCTCAAGAACAGGTCTGCCCGTAG